One genomic region from Blastopirellula marina encodes:
- the nifJ gene encoding pyruvate:ferredoxin (flavodoxin) oxidoreductase: MITENKPSTKYVTWDGNRAAAEIAYLTNEVIAIYPITPASPMGEFADAWAGTQRKNIFDAVPRVIEMQSEGGAAGSVHGALQAGALATTFTASQGLLLMIPNMYKIAGELTPAVFHVASRSIATHALSIFGDHSDVMAVRATGWGMLCASNIQEAHDFALISQAATLQSRIPFVHFFDGFRTSHEINKIEAISVETMREMIDDNMVAEHRRRSLDPERPMLRGTAQNPDVFFQAREAINPFYATAPSIVQRTMDRLATFTGRRYQLFDYVGAKDAHSVIILMGSGCGAVEEVVNEEIAAGNKIGVLKIRLFRPWDAESFVKSLPTTTRRIAVLDRTKEPGSAGEPLYQDVVTTLSEAWHGSSMPLVIGGRYGLSSKEFTPAMARAIFEELDHPEPKRKFTIGIHDDVTHLSLKWDSELDSEPDDIFRAVFYGLGSDGTVGANKNTVKIVGESTPLYAQGYFVYDSKKSGSATVSHIRFSPRPIASSYLIQKAQFVACHQEELLHRMDVLERVADRGTFLLCTSQPPQQVWQRLPLEVQSQIIDKGLKLYAIDGYRVAKEAGLGGRINTVMQTCFFALTDLMPISEAIDHIKHAISGTYAKLGESVVERNFAAVDMALNSLHEIPIPTEKSGELNRRPPVTTDATDFVKRVTSLMISGKGDLLPVSAMPADGTFPTGTSRFETRSIAREIPIWDPDICIECGLCALVCPHAAIRMKVFDADYIEEEAPLTFRSKLWPSKDTHAEAMVIQVAPDGCTGCGVCVDVCPARSKEVIRHKAINMCPKEEHLEVERKNFEFYRRLPETDRRDVKLATVKGSQTIQPLFEFSGACAGCGETPYLKLLTQLFGDRLLAANATGCSSIYGGNLPTTPWAHDCSGRGPAWSNSLFEDNAEFGLGMRLALDQKRSTAAALLQQIEKQVGSTLVQDVIHAMQNDDEAIYAQRERVTQLRASLQQIESPTSAHLLDLLDALIRKSVWIVGGDGWAYDIGFGGLDHVLASGANINVLVLDTGVYSNTGGQASKATPRAAMAKFAAQGKPNRKKDLGMLAVSYGGVFVAQIAIGANPAQAIRTLMDADSYQGPSLILAYSQCIAHGIDMRTGMTHQKDAVNSGFWPLYHYDPRRAHGEEHPFKLDSHKPSIPLKEFAAKEGRFAMLNQTSQEHAKHLLELAQQDIDDQWHYYEQMGHIEREIADSEEKT; this comes from the coding sequence ATGATTACCGAAAACAAACCTTCTACCAAGTATGTTACGTGGGACGGTAATCGAGCAGCAGCTGAGATTGCCTATCTAACAAACGAGGTAATCGCCATCTACCCGATCACCCCTGCATCGCCGATGGGAGAGTTCGCCGACGCCTGGGCTGGAACCCAACGGAAAAATATTTTTGACGCCGTGCCACGCGTGATTGAAATGCAAAGCGAAGGAGGTGCCGCGGGAAGCGTACACGGAGCACTGCAAGCTGGTGCACTGGCAACGACATTTACAGCGTCGCAGGGATTATTATTGATGATCCCGAATATGTACAAGATCGCGGGTGAATTGACGCCTGCGGTCTTTCATGTCGCCTCCCGTTCCATCGCCACCCATGCCTTGTCGATCTTTGGCGATCACAGCGATGTTATGGCAGTCAGAGCAACCGGGTGGGGCATGCTTTGTGCTAGTAACATTCAAGAAGCACACGACTTCGCACTTATCTCTCAAGCAGCAACGCTCCAAAGTCGCATTCCCTTTGTGCATTTCTTTGATGGCTTCCGCACATCCCACGAAATCAACAAAATTGAAGCGATCTCAGTGGAAACTATGCGGGAGATGATTGACGACAATATGGTCGCCGAGCACCGACGCAGGTCCTTGGACCCCGAGAGGCCCATGCTACGCGGGACGGCTCAGAATCCTGATGTCTTCTTCCAGGCGCGAGAAGCCATCAATCCGTTCTATGCAACCGCTCCATCCATCGTGCAGCGCACTATGGATCGTTTGGCGACGTTTACGGGACGCCGGTACCAATTGTTTGACTACGTCGGTGCTAAGGATGCTCACTCAGTGATTATCCTGATGGGATCGGGATGTGGTGCGGTGGAAGAAGTTGTCAATGAGGAAATAGCCGCTGGCAACAAAATCGGGGTACTCAAAATCCGGCTGTTCCGCCCTTGGGATGCAGAGTCGTTCGTAAAATCTCTTCCAACGACAACGCGCAGAATCGCTGTTCTCGACCGTACGAAAGAGCCTGGATCGGCTGGAGAACCCTTATATCAAGACGTAGTAACCACTCTAAGTGAAGCATGGCACGGCTCCTCGATGCCGTTGGTGATTGGAGGCCGGTATGGTTTGTCATCCAAAGAGTTCACGCCCGCCATGGCAAGAGCCATATTTGAGGAGCTAGATCACCCCGAACCCAAGCGAAAGTTCACCATCGGCATCCACGACGACGTTACGCACCTTAGCTTGAAGTGGGACTCCGAATTGGATTCTGAACCCGACGACATCTTCCGCGCAGTGTTTTATGGTCTGGGAAGCGACGGAACGGTTGGCGCTAATAAGAACACGGTCAAGATTGTCGGCGAATCGACCCCGCTTTACGCCCAAGGCTACTTCGTTTACGACTCAAAAAAGTCGGGGTCGGCGACCGTTTCGCATATACGCTTCAGCCCTAGGCCGATCGCGTCGAGCTACCTGATCCAAAAAGCGCAGTTCGTAGCTTGTCACCAGGAAGAGTTACTCCACCGAATGGACGTGCTGGAACGCGTCGCAGACAGGGGAACGTTCCTTCTTTGTACGTCTCAACCTCCACAGCAAGTATGGCAGCGTCTGCCATTGGAAGTTCAGTCTCAAATTATCGATAAAGGGCTCAAGTTATACGCGATCGATGGCTACCGCGTAGCAAAAGAAGCAGGACTTGGCGGGCGCATCAATACGGTGATGCAAACTTGCTTCTTCGCTTTGACCGACTTAATGCCTATTTCCGAAGCTATCGATCACATCAAGCATGCGATCTCTGGTACCTACGCCAAGTTAGGAGAATCCGTTGTTGAAAGAAATTTTGCAGCCGTCGATATGGCGCTGAATAGCTTGCATGAAATTCCAATTCCAACGGAGAAATCAGGCGAATTGAACCGTCGTCCGCCTGTGACGACCGACGCAACCGACTTCGTGAAGCGTGTCACTTCGTTGATGATCTCCGGCAAAGGGGATCTCCTTCCGGTGAGCGCGATGCCCGCAGATGGAACTTTCCCAACCGGTACATCTCGCTTTGAAACGCGTAGTATCGCCCGGGAGATTCCGATTTGGGACCCTGATATCTGCATCGAGTGTGGTCTATGTGCGTTGGTGTGCCCTCACGCAGCTATCCGCATGAAGGTGTTCGATGCTGATTACATTGAAGAAGAAGCCCCGCTTACATTCCGCAGCAAGTTGTGGCCCAGCAAGGACACGCATGCAGAGGCAATGGTTATCCAAGTTGCCCCCGACGGTTGCACTGGTTGTGGTGTTTGCGTCGACGTCTGTCCGGCGAGAAGTAAGGAAGTAATACGTCACAAAGCAATCAACATGTGTCCGAAGGAAGAGCACCTAGAGGTCGAGCGCAAAAACTTTGAATTCTACAGACGTTTACCAGAGACAGATCGACGGGACGTCAAACTTGCTACCGTCAAAGGTTCGCAGACAATCCAACCACTGTTCGAGTTTTCAGGTGCCTGTGCAGGTTGTGGAGAAACGCCTTATCTTAAGCTATTAACTCAGCTATTTGGCGATCGTTTGCTGGCTGCAAATGCGACCGGCTGCTCTTCGATTTATGGAGGCAATCTACCTACGACCCCCTGGGCCCACGATTGCTCTGGGCGTGGTCCTGCGTGGTCGAACTCGCTATTTGAAGATAACGCCGAGTTCGGGCTTGGAATGCGCCTTGCTTTGGATCAGAAGAGAAGTACGGCAGCGGCTCTGCTTCAACAGATTGAGAAGCAAGTGGGGAGTACTCTCGTCCAAGATGTCATTCATGCGATGCAGAATGACGACGAAGCGATTTACGCGCAACGAGAGCGAGTCACTCAGCTCCGAGCAAGCCTCCAGCAAATAGAGTCTCCGACCTCTGCTCACCTTTTGGATTTACTGGACGCGTTGATTCGGAAAAGCGTTTGGATCGTCGGGGGAGATGGCTGGGCTTACGACATTGGATTCGGGGGCCTTGATCATGTCCTCGCTTCCGGAGCGAACATTAACGTCCTGGTCTTAGACACCGGAGTCTACTCAAACACCGGTGGACAGGCTTCCAAGGCAACTCCACGAGCTGCTATGGCCAAGTTTGCGGCTCAAGGTAAGCCCAACCGCAAGAAGGACCTTGGGATGTTGGCGGTTTCCTACGGCGGCGTGTTCGTCGCTCAAATTGCGATCGGTGCCAACCCTGCCCAAGCAATTCGCACTTTGATGGATGCCGACTCCTATCAAGGGCCCTCACTCATCCTGGCCTATTCACAATGTATTGCCCATGGCATCGATATGCGTACAGGCATGACGCACCAGAAAGATGCCGTGAATTCCGGATTTTGGCCACTATATCACTATGATCCTCGTCGAGCTCACGGCGAAGAACATCCGTTCAAACTCGATAGCCATAAGCCTTCGATACCCTTGAAGGAGTTCGCCGCCAAAGAAGGTCGGTTCGCGATGCTCAACCAGACATCTCAGGAACATGCAAAACACTTGCTTGAACTGGCCCAACAAGATATCGACGATCAGTGGCACTACTACGAACAGATGGGTCATATCGAACGAGAAATAGCCGACTCGGAGGAGAAGACATGA
- a CDS encoding PVC-type heme-binding CxxCH protein: MYLHLLIAVVFTLPMAFAYGEEFQPGDFQLPEGYTVELAASSALVSHPMMADFDDQGRLYVAASAGENLPRAELEKRLPNFIRRLEDTNGDGIFDKATTFADRMTFPQGCLWLDGSLYVASSGAIWKLTDTDDDGVADVRKKIVGDFGYTGNAADVHGPFLGPEGRIYWCEGRHGHEIRDADGELISQGKAARIFSSLPDGSDVQTFATGGMDNPVEVVFTPEGDMLGTVNLMYSQPRGDCLVHWQYGGVYPREDFAESLGREFVRTGPLLPELHNFGHVAVSGLCRFQGNIWGPDTNGSLFITQFNTNRIVQVRLKPNQTTYQVEKLDDFLVSSDKDFHPTDVLQATDGSLLVIDTGGWFRIGCPQSGVAKAHIQGGIYRIRRSQTHQDTNDATKTDEVKEIERLWQLRRQESNESLGQLGDLLESESPRIRQTVARALLDLPPGQDRAQLAPRLLIMALDGSPAERRNALATLSHWGIRSDDFTKSLLASLPQTKSDPLLQHAVILFLIRGDRRDLLRQAVLDQDQTVSEGASLALAELLRLSEKLPDSPWLEIPAASMGEPLSQSQQETLLKIESELANGDSQRGREVFFSTQATCSKCHQIADQGGQVGPNLSTIGQSRSRRDLLESILFPNATFARGFAPYVVATSDGKTHSGIILGEGTDHLRLGIDQEKSVTLPNASIEAIRPSNTSIMPNDIQKTLSAEQLSDLLSYLQSLRPEATR, encoded by the coding sequence ATGTATTTGCATCTCTTAATTGCCGTTGTTTTCACTCTGCCGATGGCGTTTGCCTATGGAGAGGAGTTTCAGCCTGGCGACTTTCAGCTTCCAGAAGGTTACACGGTGGAATTGGCCGCATCATCTGCACTGGTAAGCCACCCGATGATGGCAGACTTCGACGATCAAGGCAGGCTATATGTTGCGGCCAGTGCCGGCGAAAATCTTCCTCGAGCCGAATTGGAGAAGAGGCTACCCAATTTCATTCGGCGCTTGGAAGACACGAATGGCGACGGAATCTTTGACAAAGCGACGACCTTCGCGGATCGAATGACTTTTCCTCAGGGATGCCTTTGGTTGGACGGTTCCCTTTACGTCGCATCTAGCGGCGCGATATGGAAGCTGACAGATACCGATGACGATGGTGTAGCCGACGTTAGAAAGAAAATCGTCGGAGACTTTGGTTATACCGGCAATGCGGCGGACGTCCATGGCCCCTTTTTAGGCCCTGAGGGGCGTATTTACTGGTGTGAAGGTCGCCATGGGCACGAGATCCGCGATGCAGATGGAGAGCTCATCAGCCAAGGTAAAGCCGCCCGAATTTTCTCAAGCCTTCCTGATGGAAGCGATGTCCAGACATTCGCAACGGGAGGCATGGATAACCCCGTCGAAGTCGTCTTTACCCCGGAAGGGGATATGCTGGGGACTGTTAACTTGATGTACTCTCAGCCGCGAGGTGACTGTCTGGTTCACTGGCAATACGGCGGGGTGTATCCGCGCGAGGACTTTGCGGAGAGTCTAGGGCGCGAATTTGTTCGGACTGGGCCTCTACTCCCAGAACTCCACAATTTCGGTCATGTGGCGGTATCGGGACTGTGTCGGTTCCAAGGGAACATCTGGGGCCCCGATACAAACGGATCGCTTTTTATCACCCAATTCAATACGAACCGAATCGTCCAAGTACGCTTGAAGCCTAATCAAACCACCTACCAAGTCGAGAAACTCGACGACTTTCTCGTTTCTTCGGACAAAGATTTTCATCCGACAGATGTCCTTCAAGCAACAGACGGATCGCTGCTGGTCATCGATACAGGAGGCTGGTTTCGCATCGGTTGTCCTCAATCTGGTGTTGCCAAAGCACATATCCAAGGAGGAATCTACCGTATTCGCCGGTCGCAAACTCATCAGGACACCAACGACGCCACCAAGACGGACGAAGTGAAAGAAATCGAGCGTCTATGGCAACTTCGTCGCCAGGAGTCCAATGAGTCATTAGGACAACTGGGGGACCTGTTGGAATCCGAGAGCCCAAGGATTCGTCAAACCGTAGCTCGCGCACTGTTGGACCTTCCGCCTGGCCAGGATCGTGCGCAGTTGGCACCACGTCTGCTAATAATGGCACTGGATGGATCGCCTGCCGAGCGGCGAAATGCCCTGGCAACGCTCAGTCACTGGGGAATTCGCAGCGATGACTTCACAAAAAGTCTTCTTGCCTCACTTCCGCAAACGAAGAGTGATCCGCTCCTACAACACGCGGTAATTCTCTTCTTGATTCGGGGAGATCGACGTGATCTCCTTCGTCAAGCAGTCCTCGACCAAGACCAGACCGTAAGTGAAGGTGCCTCTCTGGCCTTGGCGGAATTACTACGGCTATCGGAGAAACTGCCAGATAGTCCGTGGCTGGAGATTCCTGCCGCGTCCATGGGAGAGCCACTTTCCCAGTCGCAGCAGGAGACGTTGCTCAAGATCGAATCCGAACTCGCAAACGGTGATTCCCAACGGGGTCGCGAAGTCTTTTTTTCAACCCAGGCGACATGCAGCAAATGCCATCAAATCGCTGATCAGGGAGGACAGGTAGGCCCCAACCTGAGCACCATCGGCCAAAGTCGCTCTCGTCGCGACTTGTTGGAATCGATTCTATTTCCAAACGCAACGTTCGCTCGAGGGTTTGCTCCTTATGTGGTTGCTACTTCCGATGGCAAGACTCACAGCGGTATCATCCTAGGCGAAGGCACCGACCACCTACGCTTAGGAATCGATCAGGAGAAATCCGTCACCCTGCCCAATGCATCCATTGAAGCGATCCGTCCCAGCAACACATCTATCATGCCGAATGACATCCAAAAAACCCTTTCCGCGGAGCAACTATCCGACCTGCTTTCCTATCTGCAGTCGCTGCGTCCAGAGGCTACACGCTAA
- a CDS encoding dihydroorotate dehydrogenase-like protein: MSVELKTRYLGLDLSSPIIAGAGPLTGNLDQIKALADAGAAAVVLPSLFEEQMEHEEMELFRLSDFQAEVSAEASGFLPAVSHYNVGTRQYIKLIQSAKSLVDIPVIASLNGCSPHGWGRYSRMLADAGADALELNIYFVPTDPSTTSAEVEQRYLNLVEEVRSVVSIPIAVKMGPFITALPNFVLRLEKAGANGFVLFNRYLEPEININNFQVQPHLELSHPGELRLPLRWIAILREHLSASLAATSGIHSASDVLKSLLAGADVAMMVSTLLTNGPHVILKCLQELESWMVEHDYESIFQLRGCMSRSHCENPSAYERANYVKALTSYTSSYNS, from the coding sequence ATGAGTGTTGAGCTGAAAACCAGGTACCTTGGACTCGATCTATCAAGTCCAATCATTGCCGGAGCAGGACCGCTGACAGGTAACCTCGATCAAATTAAAGCACTCGCCGATGCTGGTGCGGCAGCCGTTGTGCTGCCATCTCTGTTTGAAGAGCAGATGGAACATGAAGAGATGGAACTATTCCGTCTGAGCGACTTCCAGGCTGAAGTCTCGGCTGAGGCAAGCGGATTCCTGCCCGCCGTTAGTCATTACAACGTCGGAACACGCCAGTATATAAAGTTGATTCAGTCCGCGAAATCGCTGGTCGACATACCGGTGATTGCCAGTCTCAATGGGTGTTCTCCGCATGGTTGGGGACGCTACTCGCGAATGCTCGCCGACGCCGGTGCGGATGCCTTGGAGCTGAACATCTACTTCGTTCCGACCGACCCAAGCACTACATCCGCAGAAGTCGAACAGCGATATTTAAATTTGGTCGAAGAGGTCCGGAGCGTCGTTTCGATACCCATTGCCGTGAAGATGGGACCTTTCATCACGGCTCTCCCCAACTTCGTGCTGCGACTAGAGAAAGCCGGGGCCAATGGCTTTGTCCTATTCAATCGATATCTGGAACCGGAAATTAATATCAATAACTTCCAAGTTCAACCACATCTCGAGTTAAGCCATCCAGGTGAGTTGCGTTTGCCGCTACGGTGGATTGCTATCCTGCGAGAACATCTTTCCGCTTCCCTGGCTGCTACAAGTGGAATTCATTCCGCCTCGGACGTCCTCAAGTCACTTCTGGCGGGTGCGGATGTCGCCATGATGGTCTCAACGCTTCTCACTAATGGCCCCCACGTAATTCTCAAATGTTTACAAGAGCTTGAGAGTTGGATGGTAGAACATGATTATGAATCGATTTTCCAACTGCGTGGATGCATGAGCCGTAGCCACTGCGAGAACCCCTCAGCATACGAGCGTGCCAACTATGTCAAAGCACTGACATCGTACACTTCAAGCTACAACAGCTAA
- the ppsA gene encoding phosphoenolpyruvate synthase — protein MSISTTTEFTLWFNEIGIDDIPIVGGKNASLGEMFGELQAEGIAVPNGFAITADAYRLFLHASRLDRRIEQILSDLDTSDIENLRDRGSQIRHAILSAPFPHNLEKEICDAYDKLCQSQAPDVAVRSSATAEDLPDASFAGQQETYLNVRGHGQLLDSCRRCFASLFTDRAISYRADKGFGHTKIALSIGVQQMVRSDLATSGVMFSIDTETGFKDAVLINAAYGLGENVVQGSISPDEFYVFKPTLKQGYRPILKKHLGSKEFKLVYDIGGSRMTRNIPVPPDDRARFALSEDEILQLARWAIIIEQHYSKKRGRPTPMDMEWAKDGITGKLFIVQARPETVQSQRTGKILETFRLKEKGKRLVTGRSVGERIAVGPVRVIKDAQQLELFQDGEVLVTDKTDPDWEPIMKKAAAIVTNRGGRTCHAAIVSRELGLPAIVGAAEATEILTNGKSVTVSCAEGDAGYVYDGQLDFEVQQVDLGELARPNVHIMMNVANPDEAFRLAQIPSDGVGLARMEFIINNSIQIHPQALLGFDKLDDPETKQRISKITAGYEDKPQFFIDMLAAGVGQIAAAFYPNDVIVRMSDFKTNEYANLLGGSPFEPHEENPMIGFRGASRYYDPRYRDAFGLECQAMRKVREEMGLTNVKLMIPFCRTVEEGRNVFEVMEQHGLKRGENGLEVYVMCELPSNVWCAAEFAEIFDGFSIGSNDLTQLTLGVDRDSEIIAHIFDERNAAVTRAIASAIQAAKRAGRKIGICGQAPSDYPEFARFLVEQGIDSISLNPDAVLKTTLDILQLEKELANTNTPASQSHAEGFPS, from the coding sequence ATGTCCATTTCGACCACAACTGAGTTTACCCTATGGTTCAACGAGATCGGAATTGACGACATCCCAATCGTGGGTGGCAAGAATGCATCGCTCGGTGAAATGTTCGGCGAACTCCAAGCGGAAGGAATTGCCGTCCCAAACGGATTCGCCATCACGGCTGACGCTTATCGATTGTTTCTGCATGCGTCTCGTTTGGATCGAAGAATCGAACAGATTCTCAGCGACCTTGATACAAGCGATATTGAGAATCTTCGTGATCGCGGAAGTCAGATTCGCCACGCAATACTCTCCGCCCCCTTTCCGCATAATCTGGAGAAGGAAATTTGCGACGCCTATGACAAACTTTGCCAGTCGCAGGCACCTGATGTCGCGGTACGTTCTAGCGCTACGGCTGAGGACCTGCCTGACGCTAGTTTTGCCGGTCAACAGGAAACTTACCTAAATGTTCGAGGGCACGGTCAACTTCTCGATTCATGTCGTCGCTGCTTCGCCTCGCTGTTCACGGATCGCGCGATTTCGTATCGAGCGGATAAGGGGTTCGGTCATACGAAGATCGCCCTTTCCATCGGCGTACAGCAGATGGTCCGCTCCGACCTGGCAACCTCAGGGGTGATGTTCTCCATAGACACTGAGACGGGATTCAAAGATGCCGTACTGATCAATGCCGCGTACGGGCTGGGCGAAAATGTTGTGCAAGGATCGATAAGTCCCGACGAGTTTTATGTTTTCAAGCCTACGCTTAAGCAAGGTTATCGCCCAATTCTGAAGAAACACTTGGGCAGCAAAGAGTTCAAGCTTGTCTACGACATCGGCGGAAGCCGCATGACCCGAAACATCCCAGTTCCTCCAGACGATCGAGCTCGGTTTGCTCTTAGCGAAGATGAGATTCTGCAACTCGCTCGCTGGGCAATAATCATCGAACAACACTATAGCAAGAAGCGTGGCCGCCCTACCCCTATGGATATGGAGTGGGCCAAAGATGGAATCACGGGCAAATTATTCATCGTCCAGGCACGTCCTGAAACGGTCCAGTCGCAACGAACAGGGAAGATTCTGGAAACGTTTCGTTTGAAAGAAAAGGGGAAACGGCTTGTCACCGGCCGAAGTGTCGGCGAACGCATCGCGGTCGGTCCTGTCCGCGTCATTAAAGACGCCCAGCAACTCGAACTGTTCCAGGACGGTGAAGTGCTAGTGACCGACAAGACAGACCCTGACTGGGAACCGATCATGAAGAAGGCTGCGGCGATCGTCACCAACCGCGGCGGACGAACTTGCCACGCGGCAATCGTTAGTCGCGAACTTGGTTTGCCTGCGATCGTCGGTGCGGCCGAAGCCACCGAGATCCTCACTAATGGCAAGTCAGTCACTGTAAGCTGTGCTGAAGGTGATGCGGGCTATGTCTACGATGGACAACTCGATTTTGAAGTTCAGCAGGTTGATCTCGGCGAACTGGCACGTCCCAACGTGCACATCATGATGAACGTCGCCAATCCCGACGAGGCGTTTCGGCTGGCGCAAATCCCAAGCGATGGGGTCGGCCTAGCGCGAATGGAGTTCATTATCAACAACTCGATTCAAATCCATCCGCAAGCATTGCTGGGCTTCGATAAGCTCGACGACCCAGAGACTAAGCAGCGGATTTCCAAAATCACGGCAGGCTACGAAGATAAACCGCAGTTCTTTATCGACATGCTGGCCGCCGGAGTTGGCCAGATTGCTGCTGCTTTTTACCCGAACGATGTGATTGTTCGGATGAGTGACTTCAAAACCAACGAATACGCCAATCTACTGGGTGGATCGCCCTTTGAGCCGCACGAGGAGAACCCAATGATTGGCTTCCGTGGGGCATCACGATACTACGACCCGCGCTACCGGGACGCGTTTGGCCTTGAATGCCAAGCGATGCGGAAGGTACGCGAGGAAATGGGATTGACCAATGTCAAGCTGATGATTCCCTTCTGCCGTACTGTAGAAGAGGGACGCAATGTGTTCGAGGTCATGGAGCAACACGGTCTTAAACGAGGTGAAAATGGCCTCGAAGTTTATGTCATGTGCGAACTACCCAGCAACGTCTGGTGTGCTGCCGAGTTCGCTGAGATATTCGATGGATTCTCCATCGGTTCTAACGACCTGACTCAGTTGACCCTTGGTGTCGACCGAGATTCCGAGATCATCGCTCACATATTTGACGAACGTAATGCGGCGGTAACCCGTGCGATCGCAAGTGCCATCCAAGCAGCTAAACGCGCTGGAAGGAAGATCGGAATCTGCGGCCAGGCCCCCAGTGACTATCCCGAGTTCGCTCGATTTCTCGTAGAACAAGGCATCGACAGCATATCCCTGAACCCCGATGCCGTTCTGAAAACAACGTTGGATATTCTGCAGCTTGAAAAGGAACTAGCTAACACAAACACTCCCGCATCCCAATCACACGCCGAAGGCTTTCCGTCCTGA
- a CDS encoding N,N-dimethylformamidase beta subunit family domain-containing protein — MSEGPSKVPRRVFLKSTLSASMLSSAPILTSKAHAADAPTTSKLILQENALAGADDWQLTRVRVDGDGFRSPWIEGYCSKQSVEAGESIDVMVSCKPSRTFTLELFRMGYYGGKGARLIKKYGPLEATEQPTPSPGEKNLHECLWKPSLTIDIPADWLSGVYVGRLTTIPQPGESYWQSHIVFVVRDNRPADILFQVSDNTWQAYNRWPNNYSIYTHPRGVQGPWADVSFDRPYAREAQHNGVVDDPRTVGSGEFLPFEFPLAYWLEQNGYDVTYCSNSDMLTPERGLKCKAFISVGHDEYWDIRQFHSVEKLRDEGVNLLFLSGNSVCWVTPFRESTDGVANRIIFRGGPYGGGESHAVTRDKDHGPFPHRGPDEGLLMGARNVRPVNGGGDWTVVKPEHWIFAGTGVKQGEAIPGLVGWEYHGDPPEIDGLEVVAGGTAWQGGVNPQQWTATIYPGPKGNYVFNAATIFWAQGLSSPPGHVLPWSHWSRPHGPDARVQQITHNLLRRAVAVREV, encoded by the coding sequence ATGAGTGAAGGTCCCTCCAAGGTGCCGCGTCGCGTGTTCTTGAAGAGCACCCTATCCGCATCGATGCTGAGTTCTGCGCCAATACTTACCTCGAAAGCTCACGCCGCCGATGCCCCTACCACATCGAAGCTGATTCTGCAGGAGAATGCTTTGGCTGGTGCCGACGATTGGCAGCTTACTCGGGTACGAGTTGACGGAGATGGATTCCGCTCTCCTTGGATAGAAGGGTATTGCTCCAAGCAAAGTGTCGAGGCAGGCGAATCCATTGATGTGATGGTGTCCTGCAAGCCGTCACGGACGTTTACCCTCGAACTCTTTAGGATGGGATACTATGGTGGCAAAGGTGCCCGGCTAATTAAGAAGTACGGCCCCTTGGAAGCGACCGAGCAGCCAACACCAAGTCCAGGCGAAAAGAACCTGCACGAGTGCCTCTGGAAGCCGTCGCTGACGATTGACATTCCTGCAGACTGGTTAAGTGGAGTTTATGTCGGCAGGCTTACTACCATTCCACAGCCGGGCGAGTCCTATTGGCAGAGTCACATCGTCTTCGTCGTGCGAGACAATCGACCAGCCGATATTCTTTTTCAAGTAAGCGACAACACTTGGCAAGCCTACAATCGATGGCCCAATAACTATTCAATTTACACCCACCCTCGCGGCGTACAGGGACCATGGGCCGATGTCAGCTTTGATCGTCCCTATGCCCGCGAAGCTCAACACAATGGAGTGGTCGACGACCCGAGAACCGTCGGCTCTGGTGAGTTTCTCCCCTTCGAGTTTCCGCTTGCATATTGGCTGGAACAGAACGGCTACGATGTCACCTACTGTTCCAATAGTGATATGCTAACCCCAGAACGCGGTCTGAAATGCAAAGCGTTCATCAGCGTAGGGCACGACGAATACTGGGATATCCGCCAGTTTCACTCCGTAGAGAAACTGCGAGACGAAGGAGTGAATTTACTGTTTCTTTCCGGCAATAGTGTGTGCTGGGTAACCCCGTTCCGTGAGAGCACCGACGGCGTAGCGAACCGAATTATCTTCCGCGGAGGTCCCTACGGTGGAGGCGAGTCGCATGCGGTGACACGCGATAAAGACCATGGGCCTTTTCCTCATCGCGGTCCAGACGAAGGCCTGCTGATGGGTGCTCGAAACGTCCGCCCCGTGAATGGCGGAGGTGATTGGACCGTTGTCAAGCCTGAACATTGGATCTTTGCCGGTACCGGAGTCAAGCAAGGAGAAGCAATTCCTGGCCTGGTCGGTTGGGAGTACCACGGCGATCCTCCCGAGATCGATGGACTAGAGGTAGTTGCCGGCGGAACTGCCTGGCAAGGGGGCGTTAATCCACAGCAGTGGACTGCGACCATCTATCCTGGCCCCAAAGGGAACTACGTCTTTAATGCGGCCACTATATTTTGGGCCCAAGGGTTGAGTAGCCCGCCTGGGCATGTGCTGCCCTGGTCTCACTGGAGCAGACCGCACGGACCTGATGCACGCGTACAGCAGATTACGCATAATCTGCTTCGCCGGGCCGTTGCTGTCAGGGAAGTCTAG